The proteins below are encoded in one region of Mycobacterium shinjukuense:
- a CDS encoding esterase-like activity of phytase family protein, with amino-acid sequence MTAVVRRLLGPLLALCCLGPSVAVAGCVPAHPGAPASGPRPMLSYLGQAQVPFDASVAGAAIGGLSGISYDAGRQIYYVLSDDRSKTGPARFFTVRLSLSDKGIDDIAITGMHPLLDRSGQSFRPLKLDGTTPFVEPVVPPDPEGIAFDAARQRLYWSSEGERLTDREPVLADPWVRIAGTDGGYLGEFALPPNLAMSAQSTGPRRNQALEGLALTPDGRSLFAAMEAPGYNDGPVAAGDRGALTRITKFDVATAAPSAQYAYPTEPAAGSAERNGVSDLVALSDTTFLVVERSKAVPPVVRVFRAEVGAATDVLAMPSMQGAALTPMSKTLAADLSATSGSSPAPNIEGITLGPTLPDGRQSVVLVADNDFAPGRASQFLLYAMS; translated from the coding sequence CTGACCGCTGTCGTGCGCCGATTGCTGGGCCCGTTGCTTGCCCTGTGCTGTCTGGGACCGTCGGTGGCCGTGGCCGGATGCGTACCGGCGCATCCGGGTGCCCCGGCCAGCGGCCCGCGGCCGATGCTGAGCTACCTCGGGCAGGCTCAGGTTCCGTTCGACGCCTCCGTGGCCGGCGCGGCCATCGGCGGCTTGTCCGGGATCAGTTACGACGCCGGCCGCCAGATCTATTACGTGCTCTCCGACGACCGCTCCAAGACGGGCCCCGCAAGGTTTTTCACGGTGCGGCTTTCATTGTCGGACAAGGGGATCGACGACATCGCCATCACCGGAATGCACCCGTTGCTGGACCGGTCCGGTCAGTCGTTCAGGCCGCTGAAGCTGGACGGCACAACGCCGTTTGTGGAGCCGGTGGTACCGCCCGACCCCGAGGGCATCGCGTTCGACGCCGCCCGGCAGCGGCTGTATTGGAGCTCCGAGGGTGAGCGGCTCACCGATCGGGAACCGGTGCTGGCGGACCCCTGGGTTCGGATCGCCGGGACGGACGGGGGCTATCTGGGCGAGTTCGCCTTGCCGCCCAACCTGGCGATGTCTGCCCAGTCCACCGGGCCGCGCCGCAACCAGGCGCTGGAGGGGCTGGCGCTGACACCCGACGGCCGGTCGCTGTTCGCCGCGATGGAGGCCCCGGGTTACAACGACGGGCCCGTCGCCGCCGGCGACCGCGGGGCGCTGACCCGGATCACCAAATTCGACGTCGCCACCGCCGCGCCCTCCGCGCAATACGCCTACCCGACGGAGCCGGCCGCCGGGTCCGCCGAGCGCAACGGTGTCTCCGATCTGGTCGCGCTGTCGGACACGACGTTTCTGGTGGTGGAACGGTCCAAAGCCGTGCCCCCGGTCGTCCGGGTGTTCCGCGCCGAGGTCGGCGCCGCCACCGATGTCTTGGCCATGCCCTCGATGCAGGGCGCCGCGCTGACCCCGATGAGCAAGACGCTGGCCGCCGACCTGTCGGCGACTTCGGGGTCGTCGCCAGCGCCGAACATCGAAGGCATCACCTTGGGACCCACATTGCCCGATGGCCGTCAATCGGTGGTGCTGGTCGCCGACAACGACTTCGCACCCGGCCGGGCCAGCCAGTTCCTGCTGTACGCGATGTCGTGA
- a CDS encoding DHA2 family efflux MFS transporter permease subunit has product MNRTQLLTLVATGLGLFMIFLDALIVNVALPKIQERFAVGEDGLQWVVAAYSLSMAVFIMSSATLADLYGRRRWYVAGVFLFTAGSIVCGLAPSLAVLATARGVQGLGAAIVSVTSLALVSAAFPEPTQKARAIGIWTALASVGVTVGPTLGGLLVDQWGWRSVFYVNAPVGALVILLTLGFVQESRNRRARRFDLSGQTLFIVTTGTFVCAIIEGPQVGWTSPRILALFSTATVGWFLFLWCERRSSDPMMDLTLFRDASYAVSIATMCTVFFAVYGMLLLTTQFLQNVRGYTPSVTGVLILPFGLALAIVSPLVGQLVARIGARVPILVGLCLLMLGLLTLIASEHRSWSLVLAGLGLCGTGLALCLTSITTIAMTAVPQDRAGMAAGIMNAQRAIGSTIGFAVMGSFLAAWLAATLEPHLVPAVPDPVQRHVVAEVIIDSANPRAHVGAIVPARQIAHRDPVAIAEDDFLDGIRVAFLIATVSLVFVFLAGWRWFPRGVRTPDSDAERATAGTADR; this is encoded by the coding sequence ATGAACCGCACACAGCTCCTCACCCTGGTCGCCACGGGTCTTGGCCTGTTCATGATCTTCCTCGACGCGCTGATCGTGAACGTGGCACTGCCCAAGATCCAGGAACGCTTCGCTGTGGGCGAGGACGGACTGCAGTGGGTGGTGGCGGCCTATAGCCTCAGCATGGCGGTCTTCATCATGTCGTCGGCAACACTCGCCGATCTCTACGGCCGCCGTCGTTGGTACGTGGCGGGTGTTTTCCTGTTCACGGCGGGGTCCATCGTTTGCGGGTTGGCGCCCTCCCTCGCGGTGCTAGCCACCGCGCGGGGCGTCCAGGGTTTGGGTGCGGCGATCGTCAGCGTGACCTCGCTCGCTCTGGTCAGCGCGGCCTTTCCGGAACCGACGCAGAAGGCGCGAGCGATCGGGATCTGGACCGCCCTGGCCAGTGTCGGCGTGACGGTGGGCCCGACACTCGGCGGTCTGCTGGTGGACCAATGGGGGTGGCGCAGCGTCTTTTACGTCAACGCTCCCGTGGGCGCGCTCGTCATCCTGCTGACTCTGGGCTTCGTCCAGGAGTCACGCAACAGGCGGGCGCGGCGCTTCGATCTATCCGGGCAGACGTTGTTCATCGTTACCACGGGCACCTTTGTGTGCGCGATCATCGAAGGCCCCCAGGTCGGCTGGACGTCGCCGCGGATCCTCGCGCTGTTCTCGACGGCCACCGTCGGCTGGTTTCTCTTCTTGTGGTGCGAGCGCAGGTCATCGGATCCGATGATGGATCTGACCTTGTTCCGCGACGCCTCGTACGCGGTGTCCATCGCAACCATGTGCACGGTGTTCTTCGCTGTCTACGGGATGCTGCTGCTCACCACACAGTTCCTGCAGAATGTGCGTGGCTATACCCCGAGTGTGACCGGAGTGTTGATCCTCCCATTTGGCTTGGCCCTGGCCATCGTGTCGCCGCTGGTGGGGCAACTGGTTGCCCGGATCGGCGCGCGGGTCCCGATCCTCGTGGGGCTCTGCCTGTTGATGCTGGGTCTGCTCACGCTGATCGCCAGCGAGCACCGGAGCTGGTCCCTGGTGCTGGCCGGACTGGGCCTGTGCGGCACCGGCCTTGCGCTGTGCCTGACGTCGATCACCACGATCGCCATGACCGCGGTGCCCCAGGACCGCGCGGGGATGGCGGCCGGCATCATGAATGCCCAGCGGGCGATCGGCTCGACGATCGGGTTCGCGGTCATGGGCTCTTTCCTGGCGGCTTGGCTCGCGGCCACCCTCGAACCCCATCTGGTGCCCGCGGTGCCCGATCCCGTCCAGCGGCACGTCGTCGCCGAGGTCATCATCGACAGCGCCAACCCGCGAGCGCATGTGGGCGCGATTGTGCCGGCGCGGCAGATCGCACACCGTGACCCCGTCGCGATTGCGGAAGATGACTTCCTCGACGGCATTCGGGTGGCGTTCCTCATCGCCACCGTATCGCTGGTCTTCGTGTTCCTGGCCGGCTGGCGCTGGTTTCCGCGTGGTGTCCGTACCCCGGACAGCGATGCCGAGCGCGCGACTGCAGGCACCGCCGATCGCTGA
- a CDS encoding molybdopterin oxidoreductase family protein, whose amino-acid sequence MAFPTANGRALFFARPYLPPAEMPDAGYPFLLNTGRLPHHWHTLTKTGMVAKFNRLNPGPFVQIHPDDANRLQIRDGDAVEIASRRGRAVPPAVVTDRVRPGDCFAPFHWNDAFGEYLAINAVTNDAVDAISRQPEYQACAVSLAKVTQPGQKAASASVTVT is encoded by the coding sequence TTGGCGTTTCCGACCGCGAACGGTCGTGCGCTGTTCTTCGCCCGCCCCTACCTGCCGCCCGCGGAAATGCCGGACGCCGGCTACCCGTTCCTGCTCAACACCGGGCGCCTGCCGCATCATTGGCACACGCTGACCAAGACCGGCATGGTCGCCAAGTTCAACAGGCTCAACCCGGGCCCGTTTGTGCAGATCCATCCCGACGATGCCAACCGGCTTCAGATCCGCGACGGCGACGCGGTCGAAATCGCATCCCGGCGTGGCCGCGCGGTGCCGCCGGCGGTGGTCACCGACCGGGTGCGGCCAGGCGACTGTTTTGCACCCTTCCACTGGAACGACGCCTTCGGCGAATACCTGGCGATCAACGCCGTCACCAACGACGCCGTCGACGCGATATCGCGCCAGCCGGAATACCAGGCGTGCGCGGTCAGCCTCGCCAAGGTCACCCAACCGGGGCAGAAAGCCGCGAGCGCCTCGGTTACCGTGACGTGA
- a CDS encoding NAD-dependent malic enzyme: MSQARVPRIPPALAAPSLNRGVGFTHEQRRRLGLTGRLPSAVLTLDQQAERVWLQLQSLATDLGRNLLLEQLHYRHEVLYFKVLVDHLPELMPVVYTPTVGEAIQRFSDEYRGQRGLFLSIDEPDEIAKAFETLGLGPDDVDLIVCTDAEAILGIGDWGVGGIQIAVGKLALYTAGGGIDPRRCLAVSLDVGTDNEQLLRDPFYLGNRHARRRGPEYDEFIKRYIETAHRLFPRAMLHFEDFGPANARMILATYGADYCVFNDDVQGTGAVVVAAIDGGSHITGVPVRDQTVIVFGAGTAGMGVADQIRDAMVADGATGEQATSRIWPIDKHGLLFDDMADLRDFQAPYAKNRHRLGAGDRVGLLDAIKLAAPTILLGCSAVSGAFTREVVEAMTAACERPMIFPLSNPTSRMEAMPADILAWSNGKALIATGSPVAPVDHGGASYTIGQANNVLVFPGIGLGVIVAGARLLTQGMLQAAAKSIARQANPAMPGDSLLPDVQDLCAVSTSVAEAVYRAAVADGVATKTHDDVGQAIRDTIWRPVYD; the protein is encoded by the coding sequence ATGAGCCAGGCCCGCGTGCCACGGATCCCGCCCGCGCTGGCCGCCCCCAGCCTCAATCGGGGGGTCGGCTTCACCCACGAACAGCGCCGACGGCTGGGGCTGACCGGACGGCTGCCGTCCGCGGTGCTCACGCTCGACCAGCAGGCCGAACGGGTGTGGCTCCAGTTGCAGAGCCTGGCCACGGATCTGGGCCGCAATCTGCTTCTCGAACAGCTGCACTACCGCCACGAGGTGTTGTACTTCAAGGTCTTGGTCGACCATCTGCCCGAGCTGATGCCGGTGGTCTACACACCCACGGTCGGCGAGGCGATCCAGCGCTTCTCCGACGAATACCGTGGCCAGCGCGGACTGTTTCTCAGCATCGACGAACCGGACGAGATCGCGAAAGCCTTCGAAACACTGGGGCTGGGACCCGACGACGTCGACCTGATCGTGTGCACCGACGCCGAGGCCATCCTGGGCATCGGTGACTGGGGTGTCGGTGGCATCCAGATCGCGGTGGGCAAGTTGGCGCTCTACACCGCCGGCGGTGGCATCGATCCGCGCCGCTGCCTGGCCGTGTCCCTGGACGTCGGCACCGACAACGAGCAGCTGCTACGGGATCCGTTCTATCTGGGCAATCGGCACGCGCGACGCCGCGGCCCGGAATATGACGAGTTCATCAAGCGCTACATCGAGACCGCTCACCGGCTGTTCCCGCGGGCGATGCTGCATTTCGAGGATTTCGGTCCGGCGAACGCTCGGATGATTCTGGCGACCTATGGTGCGGACTACTGCGTGTTCAACGACGACGTGCAGGGCACCGGCGCGGTGGTGGTGGCGGCCATCGACGGCGGTTCGCATATCACCGGCGTCCCGGTGCGGGATCAGACGGTGATCGTCTTCGGCGCGGGAACCGCCGGCATGGGGGTGGCCGATCAGATCCGTGACGCGATGGTCGCCGACGGCGCCACCGGCGAGCAGGCCACCTCGCGGATCTGGCCGATCGACAAGCACGGCCTGCTCTTCGACGACATGGCGGACCTGCGCGATTTCCAGGCGCCCTACGCCAAGAATCGCCATCGGTTGGGCGCCGGGGATCGGGTCGGGCTGCTTGACGCGATCAAGTTGGCCGCCCCCACGATCCTGCTCGGCTGCTCGGCGGTCTCCGGCGCGTTCACCCGGGAGGTCGTCGAGGCGATGACGGCAGCCTGCGAACGGCCGATGATCTTTCCGTTGTCCAACCCGACCTCGCGCATGGAAGCCATGCCGGCCGACATCCTGGCCTGGTCGAACGGCAAGGCCCTGATTGCCACCGGCAGCCCGGTCGCGCCCGTCGACCACGGCGGCGCCAGCTACACCATCGGCCAGGCCAACAATGTGCTGGTGTTCCCCGGCATCGGACTGGGCGTGATCGTCGCCGGGGCCCGGCTGCTCACCCAGGGCATGCTGCAAGCGGCAGCGAAATCCATTGCTCGCCAAGCTAATCCGGCCATGCCCGGGGATTCCCTGTTGCCTGATGTACAAGACTTGTGCGCGGTCTCGACGAGCGTCGCCGAGGCCGTCTATCGGGCCGCCGTCGCCGACGGGGTGGCCACCAAGACCCATGACGATGTCGGCCAAGCCATCCGCGACACCATCTGGCGGCCGGTGTACGACTAA
- a CDS encoding MarR family winged helix-turn-helix transcriptional regulator — MSSPADANHGEAVGPQPGLGADLLAVVARLNRLATQRIQMPLPAAQARLLATIEAQGEARIGDLAAVDHCSQPTMTTQVRRLEHAGLVSRTADPGDARAVRIRITPEGLRTLNAVRADRAAAIEPQLARLEPAERQVLADAVEVLRRLLDNAAATGRTTL; from the coding sequence ATGAGTTCACCCGCCGACGCCAATCACGGCGAGGCCGTCGGACCTCAGCCGGGCCTGGGTGCTGACCTGCTGGCCGTGGTCGCGCGGCTCAACCGGCTGGCCACGCAGCGCATCCAGATGCCGTTGCCCGCGGCCCAGGCCCGGCTGTTGGCCACCATCGAGGCCCAGGGCGAGGCCCGGATCGGTGACCTGGCGGCCGTCGATCACTGTTCGCAGCCGACGATGACCACCCAGGTGCGCCGACTCGAGCACGCCGGACTGGTTTCGCGAACCGCCGATCCCGGCGATGCCCGGGCGGTCCGCATCCGCATCACACCCGAGGGCCTACGCACGCTCAACGCGGTGCGGGCAGACCGGGCCGCCGCGATCGAACCCCAGCTCGCCCGGCTCGAGCCGGCCGAGCGCCAGGTGTTGGCGGATGCGGTCGAGGTGCTGCGCCGCCTGCTCGACAACGCCGCCGCCACCGGCCGCACCACGCTGTGA
- a CDS encoding nitrate/nitrite transporter — protein sequence MDQLTLPKREESPWTDGAATQPRSAVTGPARRRGGSRHISRWDPEDPVAWEAGNKTIARRNLLWSVVTVHLGYSVWTLWPVMELFMPQDVYGFTTGDKFLLGTTATLVGAAMRMPYSMATALFGGRNWAMFSASVLLIPLIGTMALLAHPGLPLWPYLVCAALTGLGGGNFAASMSNANAFYPHRLKGSALGIAGGIGNLGVPTIQLIGLLVIATVGDGKPYLVCGPYAVLLAIAAVGAALFMNNVEQHRVKPDRLRPIISAVLSTRDTWLLSLLYLGTFGSFIGFSFAFGQVLQTNLMASGQTAAHGALHAAELAFVGPLLAALARVYGGRLADRIGGTRLTLAVFVAMAFTAGLLIIAGTVEDRHPHRLLGPHAGLAGGATMAGYCACFLALFVLSGLGNGSVYKMIPTIFESCSRSLDLNDAERRDWSRVISGVVIGLVAAFGALGGVAINLALRQSYLSTGNATSAFWIFMVFYAAAAVLTWKVYVRRPFVRVAAPA from the coding sequence ATGGACCAGCTGACATTGCCGAAGCGCGAGGAGTCGCCCTGGACTGACGGTGCTGCCACGCAACCCAGGTCGGCTGTCACCGGGCCGGCCAGGCGCAGGGGTGGCTCACGTCACATATCCCGTTGGGACCCCGAGGATCCGGTGGCGTGGGAGGCCGGCAACAAGACCATCGCCCGGCGCAATCTGCTGTGGTCGGTGGTGACCGTGCACTTGGGTTACTCGGTGTGGACGCTGTGGCCGGTGATGGAGTTGTTCATGCCACAAGATGTCTACGGCTTCACCACGGGTGACAAGTTTCTGCTGGGCACCACCGCCACCCTGGTCGGGGCGGCCATGCGGATGCCGTATTCAATGGCCACCGCGCTCTTCGGCGGTCGCAACTGGGCGATGTTCTCGGCAAGCGTGCTGCTGATTCCCCTGATCGGCACGATGGCGTTGCTGGCCCATCCGGGTCTGCCGCTGTGGCCGTATCTGGTGTGCGCGGCATTGACCGGCTTGGGCGGCGGCAATTTCGCGGCGTCGATGAGCAACGCCAACGCCTTCTACCCGCACAGGCTGAAAGGATCGGCGCTGGGAATCGCTGGTGGGATAGGCAATCTCGGGGTGCCGACCATCCAGTTGATTGGGCTGCTGGTCATCGCCACCGTGGGCGACGGCAAGCCCTACCTGGTCTGCGGACCCTACGCGGTGTTGCTGGCGATCGCCGCGGTCGGAGCCGCGCTGTTCATGAACAACGTCGAGCAACACCGGGTCAAGCCAGATCGGCTTCGGCCGATCATCTCGGCGGTGCTGTCGACGCGCGACACCTGGTTGCTCTCGCTGCTCTATCTCGGCACCTTCGGCTCGTTCATCGGATTCTCGTTCGCGTTTGGCCAGGTGTTGCAGACGAACCTGATGGCCTCCGGGCAAACCGCGGCGCACGGCGCGCTGCACGCCGCCGAGCTCGCGTTCGTCGGACCGTTGCTGGCGGCCCTGGCCCGGGTTTACGGTGGCCGCCTGGCCGACCGCATCGGCGGGACTCGGCTCACCCTGGCGGTGTTTGTTGCCATGGCCTTCACGGCCGGCCTGCTGATCATCGCGGGCACCGTCGAAGACCGGCACCCGCACCGCCTGCTGGGCCCGCACGCCGGCCTGGCGGGCGGGGCCACCATGGCCGGCTACTGCGCCTGCTTCCTCGCGCTGTTCGTGTTGTCCGGGTTGGGCAACGGGTCGGTGTACAAGATGATCCCGACGATTTTCGAGTCGTGCAGCCGTTCACTGGATCTCAATGACGCCGAACGCCGTGATTGGTCTCGGGTCATCTCGGGCGTGGTCATCGGGCTGGTGGCGGCATTCGGAGCGCTCGGCGGGGTGGCGATCAACCTGGCGTTGCGCCAGTCCTATCTCAGCACCGGCAACGCCACCTCGGCGTTCTGGATTTTCATGGTGTTCTACGCCGCCGCCGCCGTGCTGACCTGGAAGGTGTATGTGCGACGACCGTTCGTCCGCGTTGCGGCGCCGGCTTAG
- a CDS encoding LppP/LprE family lipoprotein, with protein sequence MVVGLVSGPAVVGCAAKRPPPVATPRDSCQDSDGPSAETVRQAIAAVPILVPRSTWVEIGRGHTRKCRLHWVQIVPTIASESTPQQLLFFDHNTPLGSPTPNPKPYITVLPPGDDTVTVRYQWRIGGDQECCPSGSGTVAFQIGSDGKLQALGPIPHQ encoded by the coding sequence ATGGTTGTGGGCCTGGTTTCGGGCCCGGCGGTCGTTGGCTGCGCCGCGAAGCGGCCGCCGCCGGTGGCTACACCGCGGGATAGCTGCCAGGACTCCGACGGGCCCAGCGCCGAAACGGTGCGACAGGCCATCGCCGCGGTTCCGATCCTGGTACCGCGATCTACCTGGGTCGAAATCGGCCGGGGGCATACCAGGAAATGCCGCTTGCATTGGGTGCAGATCGTCCCAACCATTGCCTCCGAGTCCACCCCTCAGCAGCTGTTGTTCTTCGACCACAACACCCCGCTGGGCTCACCCACCCCAAACCCGAAGCCGTACATCACCGTGCTACCCCCCGGCGACGATACCGTGACGGTGCGTTACCAATGGCGCATCGGCGGCGATCAGGAGTGCTGTCCGAGCGGAAGCGGCACCGTGGCGTTCCAGATCGGCTCGGACGGCAAACTGCAGGCGCTCGGGCCGATACCGCATCAGTAG